In Amycolatopsis jiangsuensis, the following proteins share a genomic window:
- a CDS encoding SDR family oxidoreductase, giving the protein MDISGNTIFIPGSTSGIGLALALELQAKGNTVIIGGRRTALLERLAAEHPGLDTVEIDTADAASIQAAAKEVLAKHPDLNVLVAMAGIMRVEDWHRPESFLESAEAVVTTNVLGPIRLIAAFVEHLRTRPDATILTVSSGLAFTPLKVTPSYNASKAAIHMLSESVRLQLADTSVKIVELEPPAVRTALLPGQEESEFAMPLDEFVSEVMTLLETRPDAREIQVERVKFLRYGEARGDYDQVVAALNAADPHGD; this is encoded by the coding sequence ATGGACATCAGCGGAAACACCATCTTCATCCCCGGCTCGACCAGCGGCATCGGCCTGGCCCTCGCGCTCGAACTGCAGGCCAAGGGCAACACCGTGATCATCGGCGGACGGCGCACCGCACTGCTGGAGCGGCTCGCCGCCGAACACCCCGGCCTCGACACCGTCGAGATCGACACCGCCGACGCGGCGAGCATCCAGGCCGCGGCCAAGGAGGTGCTGGCCAAGCATCCCGACCTGAACGTGCTGGTCGCGATGGCGGGCATCATGCGGGTCGAGGACTGGCACCGGCCGGAGTCGTTCCTGGAGTCCGCGGAAGCGGTCGTCACCACCAACGTGCTCGGCCCGATCCGGTTGATCGCCGCGTTCGTGGAACACCTGCGGACCCGGCCGGACGCGACCATCCTGACGGTGTCCTCCGGGCTGGCCTTCACGCCGCTGAAGGTCACCCCGAGCTACAACGCCTCGAAGGCGGCCATCCACATGCTCAGCGAATCGGTGCGGCTGCAGCTGGCCGACACCTCGGTGAAGATCGTCGAGCTCGAGCCGCCGGCCGTGCGGACCGCGCTGCTGCCCGGCCAGGAGGAGAGCGAGTTCGCGATGCCGCTGGACGAGTTCGTGTCGGAGGTGATGACCCTGCTGGAAACCCGTCCGGACGCCCGCGAGATCCAGGTCGAGCGCGTGAAGTTCCTGCGCTACGGCGAGGCACGCGGCGACTACGACCAGGTCGTGGCGGCCTTGAACGCGGCCGACCCGCACGGCGACTGA
- a CDS encoding stage II sporulation protein M, whose amino-acid sequence MHLLRRPFQIIRADLRAYLLVNLFVYGMLVLGLVLGLLFPDLHAARAGSFAGGSGGSLVNSVVGNGWLFATVIFLVNVFPTALLLITLPSLAIPFAGLAVFAVKTVDLGVTLAPVDATSRLTLIPHSLTLLIEFQAYALVMFGAYLLGRSWLRPATAGAPTRRQGYVRGLSRLGWLWIPALVLFVIGAAYEALEIYFLVPLVLGG is encoded by the coding sequence ATGCACCTGCTCCGCAGGCCGTTCCAGATCATCCGCGCCGACCTCCGGGCCTACCTGCTGGTCAACCTCTTCGTCTACGGAATGCTGGTCCTCGGGCTGGTGCTGGGGCTGCTGTTCCCGGACCTGCATGCCGCCAGGGCAGGCTCGTTCGCCGGCGGCTCGGGCGGATCGCTCGTCAACTCCGTGGTCGGCAACGGCTGGCTGTTCGCGACGGTCATCTTCCTCGTCAACGTGTTCCCGACCGCGCTGCTGCTCATCACCCTGCCGTCGCTGGCGATTCCGTTCGCCGGACTCGCGGTCTTCGCGGTCAAAACGGTCGACTTGGGAGTCACCCTCGCCCCGGTCGACGCGACCTCGCGGCTGACCCTCATCCCGCACTCACTCACGTTGCTCATCGAGTTCCAGGCGTACGCACTCGTGATGTTCGGTGCTTACCTGCTCGGCCGCTCCTGGCTGCGGCCGGCGACCGCCGGCGCCCCGACGCGCCGCCAGGGATACGTGCGCGGGCTGTCCCGGCTCGGCTGGCTCTGGATCCCAGCGCTCGTGCTCTTCGTCATCGGTGCCGCCTACGAAGCCCTCGAGATCTACTTCCTGGTGCCGCTGGTGCTCGGTGGCTGA
- a CDS encoding TetR/AcrR family transcriptional regulator — protein sequence MTEETGASSRDKVLRAAMAMFGEDQGARLSVRAVAARAGVSTGSLRYHFPTQRALQDAVLAGIYDAVSPGDRIHDRTAPARDRLIDCLRQVLTLAGVGDQARAAWREVFTAYIEPEPTDENRAAYLAIDREAHRRVEYWLTVLRDEGSLAEGDNARRARFLVTVLNGLSIARSLPSENSILATETETLHAAVDHVLTSPY from the coding sequence ATGACCGAGGAGACCGGTGCCAGTAGCCGGGACAAGGTTCTGCGGGCGGCCATGGCGATGTTCGGTGAGGATCAGGGGGCTCGGCTCAGCGTGCGGGCGGTCGCGGCGCGGGCCGGGGTGAGCACCGGCTCGCTCCGGTACCACTTCCCGACCCAGCGCGCCCTGCAGGACGCCGTGCTCGCCGGCATCTACGACGCGGTCAGCCCCGGCGATCGGATCCACGACCGGACCGCACCGGCCCGGGACCGGCTGATCGACTGCCTGCGGCAGGTGCTCACGCTGGCCGGTGTGGGCGATCAGGCGCGAGCGGCCTGGCGCGAGGTTTTCACCGCCTACATCGAACCGGAACCGACCGACGAGAATCGCGCGGCGTATCTCGCCATCGACCGCGAAGCGCACCGCCGTGTGGAGTACTGGCTGACCGTCCTGCGCGACGAAGGCAGCCTCGCCGAGGGCGACAACGCCCGGCGTGCCAGATTCCTCGTGACCGTCCTCAACGGACTGTCGATCGCGAGATCGCTGCCCTCCGAGAACTCGATCCTGGCAACCGAGACCGAAACACTCCACGCGGCCGTCGACCACGTTCTCACCTCGCCGTACTGA
- a CDS encoding helix-turn-helix transcriptional regulator, with protein MDRGELAAFLRRRREQLRPEDVGLPPGARRRAHGLRREEVAALAAMSTDYYTRLEQQRGPQPSEQMLAALARALRLSGDERDYLFRVAGRNAPSPAAVATHVAPALLRVLDRLSDTPALILSDLGETLVQNRLATALYGDRSQYTGLARAEIYRWFTDPRERLVYPEHDRARQGRALVANLRVTHGSRGPQSRAGELVRALCLESPEFAQLWERHEVAKRFEDHKVLVHPELGDIEVDCQVLFTEDQSQALLVLTAPPRTEAFEKIQLLGVLGHQRFEQAR; from the coding sequence ATGGACCGAGGCGAACTGGCGGCGTTCCTGCGCCGCCGCAGGGAGCAGCTGCGGCCGGAGGACGTCGGCTTGCCGCCGGGAGCCCGCAGGCGCGCCCACGGGCTGCGGCGGGAGGAGGTCGCCGCGCTGGCGGCGATGTCCACCGACTATTACACGCGGCTGGAGCAGCAGCGCGGTCCGCAGCCGAGCGAGCAGATGCTGGCCGCGCTGGCCCGCGCGCTGCGGTTGAGCGGCGACGAGCGGGACTACCTGTTCCGGGTCGCGGGCCGCAACGCGCCCTCACCGGCGGCGGTGGCCACGCACGTGGCGCCGGCGTTGCTGCGGGTGCTGGACCGGCTTTCGGACACCCCCGCGCTGATCCTGTCCGATCTCGGCGAGACGCTGGTGCAGAACCGGCTGGCCACCGCTCTCTATGGCGATCGGTCGCAGTACACCGGGCTCGCCCGCGCCGAAATCTACCGCTGGTTCACTGATCCGCGGGAACGGCTCGTCTACCCCGAGCACGACCGTGCGCGGCAGGGCCGCGCGCTCGTGGCGAACCTGCGGGTGACCCACGGTTCGCGCGGGCCGCAGTCGCGTGCGGGGGAGCTGGTGCGCGCGTTGTGCCTGGAGAGCCCGGAGTTCGCGCAGCTGTGGGAGCGGCACGAGGTCGCGAAACGCTTCGAGGACCACAAGGTGCTCGTCCATCCGGAGCTCGGCGACATCGAGGTGGACTGCCAGGTGTTGTTCACCGAGGACCAGTCGCAGGCGTTGCTGGTGCTGACCGCGCCGCCGCGTACCGAGGCGTTCGAGAAGATTCAGCTGCTGGGAGTGCTCGGGCACCAGAGGTTCGAGCAGGCCCGCTGA